ACTTGTCCTGCCTAAAATTGAATAATAAAAATTATAGGAAATAAAAAATGGGAATAACGATAAAAAGTAAAAACTTCTCGCTGGATTGCGGATATTTCGGTTTCAAGCGATTAAGGGATTTCGTCGCATCCAAACGCCCGCACGAAAACTTCAGAAAGTGCGTCGAAGAATTTAATGAAAACATTCTTTCCTTCATGAGACCCGCCGGATGGATGGAATCCTTCAACAAGAAAATTAACGACCTTGAATTTTTGGCAAACAAGGGTAGCACAAAGGAAGAAATTGAAACTCTAGACTGGTTTGGAAATTTCGAATGGGCGAGCGATTGCGATGCAGAAATGAAATACGAAACAGCAAAGGCCATCTGGGAGTACATAAAAGATGTATCTGAAGATTTTGTCTTTGGCTATTCAGCAAGACCTGACGCAGCCACTTTCCAGCAGTTCAAATCGTTGATTGATGACTGCGTAAAAAATAAAACCGGATTTAAATGGTGCTAAGCATGAAGGAAGTGTACGACCATGAAAATCAAGTTTGAAGACATTCCATTCGCAGCACAATTAAAACTCCGCAATCAAGCAGTTGACATTTGCGATAGCGAAACACCAACAATGTGTTACTGCGGCCGGTTGGCAACAGGTTTTCACACCCAACAATGTAGAAAGTTCGAATCCAAGGTTCGCAAACAGATCGAAAAACTTTACAACGAATCCTTGAAGGAAAGAAAGTAGCATGAAAATAGTCAAAATATGCCGACATTGCGGAAAAACTGTCGAACACAACGATTCAGTAAAATGCCAAAATTGCGGAATGTACCCCGCTGAAGCTATTGAAGCCAAAACAGCGACTGCCATGCCAGCAGAATACGCTATGGATTGCGCTATTTGCGAAAACTCATTTCCCGTCTTTTCACCAAAAGCTTTACCGATTTGCCCAAGCTGCAAAAAATCATTGCGACTGCTAATCGGCAGTCTCAAACAGGAGGAAGCCCATGGCAAACAAATCCCGCTCTAAATGGATCAAGCGGGCTACCGTCAAGGACCGTGAGGACCCTTACCTGCCCTCGGGCTGGTACTGGGTCGCCTACTGGGATGGATCCGTGGAACTGATGTTCTGGGACTACGAAGGCGAATGGTACACCATCGATGGCGAAGCCGACGAAGAAGCCACCTTAAGCAACCTTGTCCGAACAGAAACGATCTACGCAATCAAGCGAGTAGTCATGGAGAAGCACCCATTAACAGAGGACAGAAAATGACCGCAGAAGAATTTGATGCTTTAAGCTTTCACAAAGGGATGGTCGTTCAATTCCTTGAACCAAAGACGGTCAATGTAAAGATTCCATCCAAGATTCTCGAAGCACCAATAAATTACGTTGATTTCAACACGATCGACGGCGGAGGAGGCATTCGTTACAAGGACTCCTCAGGATGCGTCTTCATTCACTACTCAAGAATCGTAAGTATCAAGTAATTGAACATCAAGACAAAGGACAACAGACAATGCAATGGAAAATAATTGAATTAAGATGGTATGACGAATGGCTCATTAGCAACGGTAAAAGCCGATTTGCAGAAGACTTTGAAACGAAAATCGTCACTACAGAACAGCTAGTTAATTACGGATTCTCTCATGACGAACTTTTAGCCTATGCCAAAAGTTGCAAACCTGTAGAAACCGAAAAGAAACAACGTCAAGAAAAGACAGAAGAAAAAGATGAACCGTATAGGACGCCCAATCCACTTGAACGCTACAAAATAAATCAATTGGCAAGGTACAACTTAAAAGTTCATATACTGAAAGATCTTTTGTTTGACATGACGGTTTGCGACATTGAAGGCTGGGATAAGACTGAATTTTTAGACCAACTTAAAGAACTTCTAAATTCGTTCGATTACAGAAGCAAACAGCCATTACAATGCCTTATAGACGAAACGAGACCTAGTTGCGACCATGATGTAGTCCGGCTAGGCGACATAGCAACATTCTATCGTGGAAGCGGAATAACGAAAGACCAGTTGATAAGGAGGGAGGATGAAGATTGATTTTGCCCAAGGATACGAAAAATGGCTGGATAATGTCGCAAAAGCACAAACGAAAATAAAGGATATCAAGGCAAAAAAATCGGCTTCCAAATGGCAACGCTACTACAAGGCCCACAAAGAAGAACTGAATGCCAAGAAGCAGGATTACCACAAGAAGAATCATGGCGCTTATAAAAGGAGCCTCAACAAGTGGTATGAAAACTTGAAAAAAAATCCTCAAAAATATGCTGAGTATATCGCCAAAATTAGCGAAAACAGGAGAAGACGAAAGAACACTATACTTTCATCCACTACTCAAGAATCGTAAGCATCAAGTAATCTACAATGCAGGACAAAATCCTGCATTTTTTTTGATTTGTTTTAAACAAAATGCTTGACAAAATAAATAAAATTATGTATATTTGTAATATCAAAGAACAATTAACGGAGGTTAAATGAATGCAAAAGAGCTAATCAAGAAACTTGAACAGGCGGGATTCACCTTTGATAGAGCAAACGGTTCACACCGAATCTACAAAAAGGAAGGATCCAAGCCGATAACGGTTCCTTATCACGGAAACAAAGACTTGAAAATAGGAACCGCAAACAAGATTCTAAAAGACGCGGGACTCAAATAGGGCTCCCGCCCTTTCTTGGGCACTCATTTAACTAGGATAAAAAAAAATGGAATACATTGCAAAAATAAATCACGAAGAAGACGGATTTACCGTAGAGTTTCCAGACATCCCGGGATGCAATACATGCGGAGACTCTCTTGAAGAAGCATTGACTATGGCAAAAGACGCCTTAGACTTAATTCTCGAAGTGAAACTGGAAGACAAGGACCCGCTCCCCCAATCCACGCTCACAGAGGACCAGAAGAACGGTTTCTACGCCATCCAGGTCAACGGCAGGCTGGCACTCGCCTACACCATCTTTGAAGCCCGTAGGGGCAAGCCTGCAGCCTCCATCTGTAAGAAGATGGGCATCGCGCCCCAGCAATATAAACTCGAGGATCCTTCAACCGGCGTCACCTTTGCCACCCTTGAAAAATTCGCCAAGGCCATCGGCAAAAAACTTGAAATCAAGTTCGTTTAATGCTATATTGAATGCAGGCCCGCGTGGCTGACATCAACAGGTACAAACCGGTTCGACCGGCCTGGATAACGTGATGGAAAACGCTCGATGAAATTCGAGCGTTTTTTGTTTGCGTCACGATTCGCAAGCGCTAGACCATTTTCGTGAAGTCACGAAAATGATAAATTTCAAACTTCCGTCACGATTTCGTCACGATTTAAAAAATTATCACATAAAGAAAAAGCCCCAAGCCCTTTATTTACAAGGCTTGGAGCGTAATTGGTTAGTTTTATAGTGCCAGAGGGACTCGAACCCTCGTTGCCGGCGTGAGAGGCCAGTGTCCTAGACCACTAGACGATGGCACCGAAAAATGTTTCTACTTAAGCCTTCGCAAAAGCGGTGCTAAATGTAGTAAACATTTTTGAACTTGTCATCAAAGACCGGATATTAGTCTCTGTAGTACAGGTCCAGGTTGTTCTTGACCGGAGTTGCAGCTTCCAGGTTGTTCACGAATTCGTTGAACAGGCTTGCAGCACCGTAGCTAGAAGCGTTCTGGACGTCGGACTTAACAGCGGACTTCAGAGCTTCTTCTTCAGGAGTCTTCTTGGAGGTGACCTTCAGCATCACGGCACCAATATCGGTTGCCATTGCAGCGGTCCATTCACCTTCCTTGGCATTCTTGACAGCCTTGGCGAAGTTCACGTTGCCGTAGCCGAAACCCGGAACGTAACCGTCAACAGAAGCGCTCTTGGTTTCTACGCGGACCTTTTCGATCTTGGTGGTAGAATCGTCGGCGTTGAAGGCCTTGACCTTGTCGGCAACAGAGTTCAGGTAAGCTTCAGCAGCGGAAGCAGCCTTGTTGCGGAGGAGAGTTGCCTTGATGTCGTTGAAGAACAGGTCGAGGCTACGTTCGCCAGCCTTGAGGTCGGCAGTCTTGATAGCGACAGCAACCCACTTGTTGTTCTTCATGACCGGAGAAACCTTGCTGGATTCTTCGGGCAGGATTTCGTTGGGCCATGCGTAGGCAGCCAGACCCTTCAGGTAACCGACACCGTCGATGTTGTCGCCACGAGAAATCCAGTTGGACTTCTGAACCATCAGGTTCTGATCCTTGGCAGCTTCTTCGAAGGACTTGCCTGCATCAACGCTAGCCTTAACCTGAGCAAGAACGTTTTCGAGGCTGTCGATAGTTTCAGAAGAAGCGTTCACGACCAGCAGGATGTGACCGACCTTGACCAGGTCAGCACCGGTAGAGTCCTTGGACTTGCCGTAAGACTTAATAATATGGTAGCCGAAGCGGGTCTTCACCGGTTCAGAGATAGCGCCGGAATCCAGGGCGAAAGCCTTGTCTTCGAATTCCTTGACATAGACACCACGACCAACGTAATCGTCGCTCAGGATGCCGCCCTTTTCTGCAGTACCCGGATCTTCGGAAGAAATGCGAGCCATGTCTTCGAAGGTGGTGGTAGAAGAGGAGTCGGTGAGCTGGTAGTAGAGAGTCATTGCATATTCGCGGATGCGTGCATCGTCACCGGCGGTAGCTTCGACCGGCAGGTAAGCATACTGGAACTGAGCCATGTCCTTCATCACGAAGAAGCTGTCCTTATGTGCATTGAAGTAACCGGCAACCATGACGCTGTCGACAGTGTTTTCGTCAACGGCAAAGTCAGAAGCAGAGGCGACTGCCACCTGCAGTTCGTAGTCAGTCATACGGCGACCGACGGTCCAGTTAGCTTCGAGAGAAGTAGCGTGGAAGGAAGCACCGACCAGAGCCTGCAGTTGGCGAACGGGGATGGTGTTGGTCTTCAGGTCTTCTTCGTACTGAAGCATGACACCCCACTTGAAGGCTTCGGGAGTCTTGAGCCAGGCGTCGTATTCATCCTTGTTGAAGGTAGAATCGGTGAGGAACTTGGGCAGACTTGCGATGTAGGCCTGAGAGCGCTGCATCAAGTCTTCCTGGGAGGTAGCCTGCTGCTGGATAGCATAGAGGCGACGCTGAGCTTCCTGCACCAGACGGCCGCGGACTGCATCCGGATTGCGGGTGAATTCAGATTCCAGTTCGGCGACCGAGGCCTGCAGTTCGGCCTTTTCGAATTCGCCATTCAGGAGAATCTGGCGAACGAAAGAGCGGAAGACTTCGGAACGGAGCTGGTTGTACTGTTCGTCTTCGAGGTGCTGACCCTGATACTGGTTCTGCACGATCATCTTGATACGGGCGTCGAATTCAGCATAGGTGATCTTGCTGTCGTTGACTTCACCAACCGGGTAGCTCTTGCCCTGGTTCGGTACACGGTCCATGGCCAGAAGGCCAACAGCGATACCTGCGGCAAAGATTACAATAATCCACTTGGCTTTTTCATTAATCCACGTTAACATAGAGTAGACTCCATTAAAATTTTGTCGGCGCAAAATGTAGTAAAAAAATCCATTTGGTTTTATTTTGTTGTCATATAATGCCGAAATACGGCTTTTTTTCTATCTATTACACATCCAAAAGTCAATAGATTCTGAACGGAGTTTGAACATGTACGATATTTTGGTCCTCGGTGCCGGCATTTCCGGATTAAGCGCAGCCCTTCATGCTGCAGAAAAAGGTCTCTCTGTAGTCATCCTCACCAAGGGAGCTAAACCGGACGGTTCATCAAACTACGCTCAGGGCGGTATCGCTACCGTTACCAAGAAGACAGACAAGTTCAAGTTCCATATTGACGATACCCTGGAAGCAGGCGCCGGCCTCTGCAAGAAGGAACCGGTAAACATCCTGACCAAGAGTGGCCCAGCCACCATCCAGCAGCTTGTAAAATGGGGCGTCCAGTTTACCCCCAATCCGGTGAACCGAGAAGAGTTCGACCTCCATCTGGAAGGCGGCCACAGCCATCACCGCATCCTCCACGCCGCAGACCTTACCGGAAAGGAAATCATGCGCGCCCTCCTCTGCGAACTTCACAAGCAGAAGAACATCGATTACCTTGAAAACTGCTACATCAAGGACCTGATCTGCCAGGGCGAAGGCAAGGAAAAGCGCTGCATCGGCGCAAAGATCATTCACCAGAAGACAGGCGAAGTCGAAAACATCTACGCCAAGTCCACAGTCCTTTCTACCGGTGGCGCCGGACGTATCTGGCAGTACACCGTATGCCCGCCCGACAGCTGCGGCGACGGCATGGCCATTGCAGCCCGTGCAGGTGCAGCACTGCAGGACATCGAATTCATGCAGTTCCACCCCACCAGTCTTTACGCCCCCAGCCTCAAGAAGCCCTTCCTCATTTCCGAAGCGGTCCGCGGCTTTGGCGGCATCCTCAAGAACGACAAGGGCGAAGAATTCATGAACCAGGTGCATCCGCTCCACTCCCTGGCACCCCGCGATATCGTGGCCCGCGCCATCCACAGCGAAATGCAGCGTCTGGGCAAGCCCCACATGTACATCGACCTGACCGGCCACACCCCCAAGGACATCCGCAGCCACTTCCCCAACATCTATGCCAAGTGCATGGAAGTGGGCGTCGACATGACCAAGGAATGGATCCCCGTCGTTCCCGCAGCACACTACATGTGCGGCGGTGTTCTGGTAGACACCTGGTCCCGTACAGAAATCAAAGGTCTCTATGCATGCGGCGAAGTCGCAGCAACAGGCGTTCACGGAGCAAACCGCCTGGCCTCCAACTCCCTCCTCGAAAGCGTCGTCTACGCCGTTCGCGCCATCGACAACATCGTGGAAAGCGGCCTCCTCAATGAAAAGATCTCCACACCTCGTTCCAACAAGAAGGAAAAGGTTTCTTACACCAAGTCCGCTTTCTGGCGCAAGCGCAAGAAGATCCTTCAGGACATGATGTGGACCCACTGCGGTATCGTACGTACCGTGGCCGGCCTGAACCAGGGCCTCAAGGTCATCGAAGGTCTAGAAAAGGAAGTGGACGCCGCAATCAAGAACAAGGAAACCGAAAACTTCTACTTCCTTGAATTCCTGAACGCCCTCCAGGTCTCCAAGATGATCCTGATCGCAGCTCTGCGCCGTAAGGAATCCCGCGGTCTCCATTACATTCTGGATTACCCCAATCCGAATCCCAAGACCAAGCACCAGAGCATTTACCTAAACGACAAGGAGTAAGGGGTTTGAGGGATGAGATATGAGATTTGGGTATAAGCGGGATTAGTCCGTCTAACTAGAAAATATGACGTATTAATCCTGCAAAAAAATCATAATTCACTCTTCACTGTTCACTATTCACTGTTTTCGGGATTTTAATTGGCAGCAGGCAAGAACGACAAACCTTCTAAGATTGGCGGTTATAGACCGGTACAGGAACTGGGTGCCGGCGCCATGGGCAAACTGTGGCTTTGCCACGACCCTTCCCTAGACCGCATGGTGGTGGTCAAGCAGATGCAAACCACCCAGGAAGACAACCCCGATGCCCTCAAGCGCTTCATGCAAGAGGGTAACATCCTAGCCCACCTGAACCACCCCGCCATTACCAGACCCTACGGCCTCTGGAAAGAAAGCGACGGCAAGCTATCGCTTTCGATGGAATTCGTTCACGGCTACACCCTGCGCAACATCCTGGACAAGTGCAAGCAGCCTCCCCTGTGGGTCGTTATGCTGGTGCTCTACGAAGTGCTGAGCGCCCTGGGCCACGCCCACCGCCAGAACGTAGTCCACCGCGACATCAAGCCCGCCAACATCATGATCGATAACGACGGTCGTGTGCGTCTGCTGGACTTCGGCATCGCCTATACCGACAACAAGCTGGACTTCAACCGATTCTTCAAGGACGAAGAGGAACGCAGCCGCATCACCCAGACCGGCGCGATTCTCGGTACAGTCACCTACATGAGCCCCGAGCAGACTCTTGGCGAAGACGCCTCCCCCGCTTCCGACCTGTTCGCCGTCGGCATCGTGGCCATCGAGATGCTCACCGGCCAGAATATATTCCGCGGGGCGAACTTCAGCGAGACCATCCAGCGCATCCAGAAACTGCGAATCACCCCCAAGGTATTCCCCAAGGAAGTCCCCATGGCCCTTCGCAAGTTCGTGCTGAAGCTGGTAGCCAAGAAGCCCAAGAACCGCCCCCTCACCGCAGCCGATGCCGCCGACCAGCTGGCCGCCATCATGAAGAACTACCCCCGCGACCTCACTCCCTATATGAGCGTCTGGTGTTCCGCCCTCAAGGAATCCAACGGTCCCCTGTCGGGATCCGATTATTCGACCCCGGCACTCTACAAGGATAGCCGCAAGAAAATGTTCCTGCTTGGACTATCAATTGGAGTAGTCATCAGCACCGCTGTGACCGTCCTCATCCATACCGCCCTGTAAAAAATTTTATTTTTGGCCTGAATATGAATACTATCGATATAGTCAGTCTCGTGTTGATGACCATCCTGATGCTCATTGGCCTCTGGCACGGACTCCTGCGTGGTATTTTCAGACTCCTGGCCTGGATTGCCGCCATTACCGACGCCTACTTCATCAACAAGTTCTTTTCCGATACCGTAGCAGGATTCGGCTTTAGCGATTTTTCCGCTTCGATTATCTGTATTTGCATAGGATTCCTGGTTCCCTTCCTCGCCCTGCTCTTTACTGGCCACATGGTCAACCATTACGTATCCGACACAGTCGTTGGAAAGGTGGACCGCATCCTTGGAGCCTTCTTTGGACTGGTGAAGGGCGCCCTGGTCATGTTCGTCATACTGACAATCCTCCATGTAATGCCCTTCGGGGGCTTTGTGCAGGAGACCCGCGACAATTCCGTTTCTTATGCCGCCTACAAGACCGTACTTGCGACTATGGGATACTCAACGGAGCCTGTAGACCTTGTAGGTGCCGCCGAACGAAAGGCCTCTGAAATCACAGAGAAGATGGCCAACAAGGCCTCCGAAAAAGTAGAAGAGGTGGCCAAGGAAACCGTAGAAAAGGCAACCGACGCCGCCAAGGAAGCAGCCAGGGAAGCCGCCGCCAAGGCCGTAAAGGAAGCCTCCGAAAAAATAGCCCCCACTTCAGAAAAGTAGGAGCCAGATCAAAAACCAGAAACGGTTTTACTGAGCAAGTCGCCGGGCTGTCAGCTCGGCTTCTTTCATTATATCCTCTTCGCCATCCACATGACGGTCCCTCATTACGAACTGGCCGTTACATATAACGTGCTTGATTGCGCTATTGTCTGCGGAATACACCCAGTTGCTAACCAGATTGTGGTTGGGGGTTAGACGTTCATTCCTGAGGTCCACCAAAAGGGCGTCAGCCAAAAGACCTTCAACAATGGCTCCGGCCGGAACGCCATAGGCAATGGCCACATTGGAAGAAGCCATTTTCAGAGCATCGGCGGCAGGCAACTTTTCGGCGCTGCTAGAAACCTTGGTCAAGAGAGAAGTCAGCTTCATCTCTTCGTGCATATCCAGGTTGTTGTTGGAGGAAGCACCGTCGGTCCCGACGCCTACCAGCATGCCGCTTTCCAGCATCTTGTGGATCTTGGGGATGCCACTACATAACTTCAAATTGGAACAGGGATTGACAATGGCCGCAGAACAGGATTCCGCCATGAGCGTCATGTCGTTTCCGCTGAGGTGGACGCAATGGGCCGCCACGAAATTTCCGCCAAGGGCGCCGAACTTGTCCATCAGTTCTACCGGCGTGCAGCCGTACTTCTTTTTGCAGTCCTTGACTTCGGTAGCAGTTTCGGCCAGATGGGTATGAAGAATATACTCCTCCTTGCGGGCCACTTCCACACAACGTTTGAAGGTCTTGTCGCTAACGGTATAGATGGCGTGGGGCATTACCGCCAGAGAAACACGGTCAGACTCCATGCGGTGTTCCTGCAGGAACTTGAAGCTGGCCTCGGTCAGTTCGGGCGTCTGGAGCGCATCGGCCACCGTCACGCCAATGGCCGCGCGAATCCCCATTTCCTTGACCGCCTTGATGGTCTCTTCGCGGTGCCAGTACATGTCGGCAAAGAACACCGTACCCGACTTGATCATCTCGAGAATGGCCAGGCGGGATCCCACCCGGATATCCTTGGGAGTAAGCTTCGCCTCGAAGGGCCAGATGTGCTGAGTCAGCCACTGCTGCAGGGGCATATCGTCGGCATAACCGCGAAGGAGGGTCATGGCCGCATGGGTATGGCCGTTATAGAACGGCGGGAGGATCGCCAGGCCGGAGCAGTCCACGATTTCGGCATTGTTGTAATCGGCTGCGGTCAGCGGGCGTTCCACCTTGGCGAACTTCTTGCCCGAAATAAGGATGTCCCTGACGGAGCCGTTAAAATAGACGGACTTCAATACCATTTTACCCATAAATGCCTCATTTTCGCGAAAAAAAGAACTTTTTTGTTCACAGAATATAGCTCTTTTTCGCCTTTTGCAACAAATTTTTAAGAAGAATCTCAACTTTCACTTAATTTATTGTATAATTAAGGTATGGCTATAAATGATCTAGAAACACTTCCTATTTCCCGTTCCGAATTTCAGCGTCTTGACATCTTCAAGAACGTCACCTTTGAAAGTTTGGCAGGATATTTGTTGAGCTGCCATACAGTAAATGTGGAACCGGGAACCCTTCTTATCGACCCTGAACACCCCAAGCGCCGCTTGCTGGTGTTGTTAGACGGAATGATGGAAGTCAAGATGGAAGTCGAAGGCGGCAACTTCAAGGATGTCATCGAACCGGGCCACTGTGCCGGTGAAATGTCCATCTTCGACAGCGTAAAGCCCAGCGCCTACGTATTCGCCAAGGACCCCTGCCGCATTCTGGTGATCGAACCCGAAGTCGCCCTGGCCATGATCAACGCCTCTCACGACTTGTGCCTGAACTTTTTGCATATGCTGAGCCAGCGCCTGCGCAACAACAACCGCGTGGTGTGCGAAGAAGAATACCACATCCGCTGCATCGAAGAAAACGCAAAGGTGGACTCCCTTACGGGCCTCCACAACCGCCGTTGGCTCGAAGAAATGTACACCCGCGAAATCAACCGCAGCAACGCCGGCAATTTCCGCCTGTCTGCCGTCATGATGGACATCGACCATTTCAAGCGGGTAAACGACACTTACGGCCATCTGGCCGGTGACCAGGTCCTGATCGCCGTGGCCGGAGCCATTACCGACAGCCTGCGCCCCTCCGACATGCCCGTACGCTACGGCGGCGAAGAATTCAGCGTGTTCCTGCCGGGAACCTCCACCGAAAACGCCCGCATAATCGCAGAACGCCTGCGCAAGGCCGTCGAAAAGCTGCGCATTCCCCTGCCCGACGGCCAGGTGATTCCCGTAACCATCAGCCTGGGCTTTACGGAACGCCAGGATGGCGACACAGTCCGCTCCATTATCGAACGTGCCGACCAGGCCCTTTATAACGCCAAGCAGAACGGCCGCAACAGAGCCTGCCTGAACCTTGGCGAAGGCGGCATGCTGCTGCTCTAGCCTCTACAACTAACGATCCATTTTTATGACGGTGCCAGGTTTATTATCTGTATCACCGTCTTTTGTTATGACCCAGACAACATCCATTCCCTTGGCCAGGTCAGGGTCTACCTTTTCGGCAACACCATCAGTCAGAATGACCACCTGCGAAAAGTGCCTCTCCTGGGCATGCTCGAAAATAGGTGTAAAGCTAGTCCCACCGCGCCCCTTGAACTCAATCTGGGCAATAGAGCGGCGGTTGAACAGTACCGTTTCATCGGGATCCTGAACCGCGATGTCAAAACTCCAGAGGTATACGCCGGTATAGTTGGCAATACGCTCGATTTCCACAATGAATCGCGACAAGTCCTGGGTGCCCACGCTGCCCGAGGTATCGGCATACACCGCCACCGGTTCGACGCACTTCGTGGTATACCCCAGAAAGGGTTTGCCGTAATGTTTATTCCAGCGCCTGCGGGACTGTTCCTTCTGGTAACTCAGGAAGGGCCCCAGCTTGAGCCTCAGAATATCACCCCAGTTCAAGGGCTGCTCCTGGGCCTTCATCACCATCTCGATACCAGTGCCATCGAGATGCCCCCAGCCGTGGTTTCGCCCGATGTTCTCCACCACGTTGCGCACATAGTCGTCGATATAGGCATCTTCCTCAAAACCTTCCCCATGCCGGTTGTCCAAGCGCCACCTTGTGATTTCGCCCAGGGGGCAATTCTCGTCGATTTCGCCATCCCCACCCACAAACTGGACGGTAACATCGGGGAAATCCTGATCTAGCAGAGTCAAGTACTGCTCGAAACTCAGGCAGTTCTTATAGCCAAACATCATGGGCAAAAGGCTCATGACATCGCCCTTTCTGCAGTTGCCCACATCCTCCTTGAAACGGGGAATCTTGATACCCGTCTCTTCATAAATCAGGCTGTTAATGGCCAGATCCATGGCCACGTTCTCTTTGTAGGCACGGCGACGGTCACTGGAACTGCGGTGGGTGCAGTGGTGCAGCAGCACATGCATCATCTCGTGGATCAAGACATAGGTGCGCTCCCCCTCTTCCAGCGAAACAAAGAACTGGGGATTGTACCGAAGGCTTATGCGGCCATTCTTGACGCACACCCCCATGGTTTCTACAGAATCCGTAGCCACCGTATTCATACCCACCAGCAAGTTGAAGCTGAACGGGCTGTACACAAGGAGACGGCATATGGTCCCCTGAAAACTCTTTTCAAAATCCGTCACGACACCCCCTAAGCCGCAATAATGATATCGTCTCGATCCAGGTCAGACACCGAAATATTGTTCATCTTGGTAAAGTTCAAGACCCAGGCGTCATAGGCAGAAGCTCCGCCGTTCTTGCCCTCCTTATTCATCAGGGCGGCGTTGTAAATCTTGTAGCGCTTGGGAGTCTTGCGCCAGGCCAGGAACTGGTCCTTCTTCTCCTTCATCCAGCCCTTTACAAAGGCTACAATGGCCTCGTTGGGGCAGCATTCCAGGAACGCCAGGATGTTTTTCTCGTGCTTTTCGTTAAGTCTGGTAGACTTTACCAGTTCCAGCAAGGAATGGCAGGTCGGAACAGCCAACTTGATGTTATTCTTGAAGGCCTCCCTGACAACCTTAACCATGACCTTGTCCATGGACTGCAGGATCTTCTTGACGTCAATCTCGTGAACGCGATCCACCTCGCAGAATTCCGCAAACTTCATGGCATAGCTGAAACCCACATAGGCCGACGCAATCTCCGTCAAGAAGTTGACGTTACCCGTGGTAATGTCATCGTTATTATTGCTGAAATTCATCAGACATTCCCCCAGGTGGGTCCAGTCGCGGGGCGAAGGCCCCTTCTTACCCTGAATGGCAAGCTCCTCGATGGTCTTGGTGGGGAGAACGATGAACTCCGGATACTTTCTCAAGAAATCGGGAACGGCCTCGTGAATCTGGCCGGCCTCCACGCGGCGGCTGAAATCCTCGAGGTACTCCTTGTCGGTGGGCGCGAAAGTGAAGTTCTTGATTCGGCTTTCCTGG
This genomic window from Fibrobacter sp. UWH6 contains:
- a CDS encoding type II toxin-antitoxin system HicA family toxin, giving the protein MNAKELIKKLEQAGFTFDRANGSHRIYKKEGSKPITVPYHGNKDLKIGTANKILKDAGLK
- a CDS encoding type II toxin-antitoxin system HicB family antitoxin, encoding MEYIAKINHEEDGFTVEFPDIPGCNTCGDSLEEALTMAKDALDLILEVKLEDKDPLPQSTLTEDQKNGFYAIQVNGRLALAYTIFEARRGKPAASICKKMGIAPQQYKLEDPSTGVTFATLEKFAKAIGKKLEIKFV
- a CDS encoding peptidylprolyl isomerase, encoding MLTWINEKAKWIIVIFAAGIAVGLLAMDRVPNQGKSYPVGEVNDSKITYAEFDARIKMIVQNQYQGQHLEDEQYNQLRSEVFRSFVRQILLNGEFEKAELQASVAELESEFTRNPDAVRGRLVQEAQRRLYAIQQQATSQEDLMQRSQAYIASLPKFLTDSTFNKDEYDAWLKTPEAFKWGVMLQYEEDLKTNTIPVRQLQALVGASFHATSLEANWTVGRRMTDYELQVAVASASDFAVDENTVDSVMVAGYFNAHKDSFFVMKDMAQFQYAYLPVEATAGDDARIREYAMTLYYQLTDSSSTTTFEDMARISSEDPGTAEKGGILSDDYVGRGVYVKEFEDKAFALDSGAISEPVKTRFGYHIIKSYGKSKDSTGADLVKVGHILLVVNASSETIDSLENVLAQVKASVDAGKSFEEAAKDQNLMVQKSNWISRGDNIDGVGYLKGLAAYAWPNEILPEESSKVSPVMKNNKWVAVAIKTADLKAGERSLDLFFNDIKATLLRNKAASAAEAYLNSVADKVKAFNADDSTTKIEKVRVETKSASVDGYVPGFGYGNVNFAKAVKNAKEGEWTAAMATDIGAVMLKVTSKKTPEEEALKSAVKSDVQNASSYGAASLFNEFVNNLEAATPVKNNLDLYYRD
- the nadB gene encoding L-aspartate oxidase, which encodes MYDILVLGAGISGLSAALHAAEKGLSVVILTKGAKPDGSSNYAQGGIATVTKKTDKFKFHIDDTLEAGAGLCKKEPVNILTKSGPATIQQLVKWGVQFTPNPVNREEFDLHLEGGHSHHRILHAADLTGKEIMRALLCELHKQKNIDYLENCYIKDLICQGEGKEKRCIGAKIIHQKTGEVENIYAKSTVLSTGGAGRIWQYTVCPPDSCGDGMAIAARAGAALQDIEFMQFHPTSLYAPSLKKPFLISEAVRGFGGILKNDKGEEFMNQVHPLHSLAPRDIVARAIHSEMQRLGKPHMYIDLTGHTPKDIRSHFPNIYAKCMEVGVDMTKEWIPVVPAAHYMCGGVLVDTWSRTEIKGLYACGEVAATGVHGANRLASNSLLESVVYAVRAIDNIVESGLLNEKISTPRSNKKEKVSYTKSAFWRKRKKILQDMMWTHCGIVRTVAGLNQGLKVIEGLEKEVDAAIKNKETENFYFLEFLNALQVSKMILIAALRRKESRGLHYILDYPNPNPKTKHQSIYLNDKE
- a CDS encoding serine/threonine-protein kinase, whose product is MAAGKNDKPSKIGGYRPVQELGAGAMGKLWLCHDPSLDRMVVVKQMQTTQEDNPDALKRFMQEGNILAHLNHPAITRPYGLWKESDGKLSLSMEFVHGYTLRNILDKCKQPPLWVVMLVLYEVLSALGHAHRQNVVHRDIKPANIMIDNDGRVRLLDFGIAYTDNKLDFNRFFKDEEERSRITQTGAILGTVTYMSPEQTLGEDASPASDLFAVGIVAIEMLTGQNIFRGANFSETIQRIQKLRITPKVFPKEVPMALRKFVLKLVAKKPKNRPLTAADAADQLAAIMKNYPRDLTPYMSVWCSALKESNGPLSGSDYSTPALYKDSRKKMFLLGLSIGVVISTAVTVLIHTAL
- a CDS encoding CvpA family protein, which encodes MNTIDIVSLVLMTILMLIGLWHGLLRGIFRLLAWIAAITDAYFINKFFSDTVAGFGFSDFSASIICICIGFLVPFLALLFTGHMVNHYVSDTVVGKVDRILGAFFGLVKGALVMFVILTILHVMPFGGFVQETRDNSVSYAAYKTVLATMGYSTEPVDLVGAAERKASEITEKMANKASEKVEEVAKETVEKATDAAKEAAREAAAKAVKEASEKIAPTSEK